A stretch of Campylobacter showae DNA encodes these proteins:
- a CDS encoding YceI family protein, translated as MKKIISGALVTSILAASAFAFSVDGNPSVKFVGYKLANKTAVEGTFKDLGFKSAENANFADFLKTFEFNIDPKNIDTKLPDRDKRIGMIFDGNAITAKIVSVSGDEKAGEAEVEVSVKGNSKSYKTQYTVEDGKLKAKIGIDLLADLKLNETFEKYAASAKPFHGGKSYPDVEISLEAKIK; from the coding sequence ATGAAAAAAATTATTTCAGGTGCGCTTGTCACATCTATTTTGGCTGCTTCGGCATTTGCTTTTAGTGTAGATGGCAACCCTAGCGTCAAATTCGTTGGTTATAAGTTAGCTAACAAAACAGCCGTCGAGGGTACGTTTAAAGATCTTGGCTTTAAAAGCGCGGAAAACGCAAATTTTGCTGATTTTCTAAAAACCTTTGAGTTTAACATCGATCCTAAAAATATCGATACAAAGTTGCCCGATCGCGACAAACGTATCGGTATGATCTTTGACGGCAACGCAATAACAGCTAAAATCGTATCCGTAAGCGGCGACGAGAAAGCGGGCGAAGCTGAAGTCGAAGTTAGCGTAAAAGGAAACTCAAAGTCTTACAAAACGCAGTATACGGTGGAAGATGGTAAACTAAAGGCTAAAATCGGCATTGATTTGTTGGCTGATTTGAAACTCAATGAGACATTTGAAAAATACGCAGCTTCAGCCAAGCCTTTTCATGGTGGCAAAAGCTATCCCGACGTAGAAATCTCTCTGGAAGCTAAAATAAAATAA